The nucleotide sequence GCGTCCTCGTCCGGGGCCGAGCCGAGGATCAGTTGGCTGATCTGGGGGAACACCGTGGGCAGGATGGCGACCCCGATGAGGGCCAGCAGGGTGTTCGCGGCCCGGCTGTCGGGCTCGGTACCCAGGGCCTTGGCCAGGGTCTCGACGCTCGCCCGGTAGCGGGCTGCCCGGCTCTGCTTGTCCGGCAGGTCGCCCGCGTCGTAGTACAGCGCTTCCCACATCATCAGGCGGAGCAGCTGCGGGTTCTGCTGGTGCAGGTCGTAGATCCGGCCGGCGTATTCGGCCGGGTCCCCGGTGGGCGGACCCAGCAGCGTGGCGTGCTCGGTCACGGCCTCGGAGACGACGGCGGCGAAGAGCTTCTCCTTGCTGCCGAAGTAGCCGTAGATCCGCTCCTTGTTGGCACCTGCCTGCTCGGCGATCCGGCTGACGCGGGCGCCTGCCATGCCGTGCGCGG is from Streptomyces sp. NBC_01267 and encodes:
- a CDS encoding TetR/AcrR family transcriptional regulator translates to MPRSGQSVGTPARLLAAAREEFAAHGMAGARVSRIAEQAGANKERIYGYFGSKEKLFAAVVSEAVTEHATLLGPPTGDPAEYAGRIYDLHQQNPQLLRLMMWEALYYDAGDLPDKQSRAARYRASVETLAKALGTEPDSRAANTLLALIGVAILPTVFPQISQLILGSAPDEDADVRGHIVRLARRMAPVGPAECAER